A genomic region of Metopolophium dirhodum isolate CAU chromosome 1, ASM1992520v1, whole genome shotgun sequence contains the following coding sequences:
- the LOC132952875 gene encoding SCAN domain-containing protein 3-like, protein MRYFPDFSNESWKYTLTSCPFSANVDTLPDTFQEQAIELKNDSRAKIEFNSGSSLEEFWVKYQPIYPEISNEALQVLVQFSSTYLCESGFSSLAIIKTKHRNRLDVESDLRCSLSNIEPNFKKLSKEKCCQPSH, encoded by the coding sequence ATGCGATATTTTCCGGATTTTTCTAACGAAAGTTGGAAATATACGCTAACAAGTTGTCCATTCAGTGCTAACGTAGACACATTGCCGGATACATTTCAAGAACAGGCAATCGAGCTGAAGAACGATTCACGcgcaaaaattgaatttaatagtGGCAGCTCTTTGGAAGAGTTTTGGGTAAAATACCAACCCATTTATCCTGAAATTTCAAATGAAGCCTTACAAGTCCTTGTACAATTTTCATCGACTTATTTATGTGAATCTGGGTTCTCCAGCTTGGCCATTATAAAAACCAAACATAGAAATCGCTTGGATGTCGAATCTGACTTGAGGTGTTCTTTATCAAACATCGAGCCGAACTTTAAAAAATTGTCCAAAGAAAAGTGTTGTCAGCCTTcacattaa